One window of Dromaius novaehollandiae isolate bDroNov1 chromosome 20, bDroNov1.hap1, whole genome shotgun sequence genomic DNA carries:
- the ODF2 gene encoding outer dense fiber protein 2 isoform X1, whose translation MKNRSSSPPLHVHVDENTPVHVHIKKGQKTTPAKCQQKHKQKTKGDAVSMRRNVRVKTKAPWVPPGKTSVRESICKWEGPTHRLEITPSDSEKLLSVLRLSDLSTDEEDAVCCKMNEYEKKIDSLMNVVGTLKNEAKMQKQEEQQQRTKRLLEEQKEELDEVTQELVETEHENTLLRRNIERMKEEKDLTALQKKCLQREKECLMSKLSEAERDGAAAAKQIHALKDAIGRLNIEKHMSSSDINTLTRQKELLLQKLSTFEETNRTLRELLKEQQNREKDAQKILEQQGTLLKRLADSDAEKVQLQMMLQEKEKEVDDLTVQIQTEKDQAKTACELSKSMEAVRGHLQAQLRNKEAENNRLAIQIRNLERNGAQHKVEVEHIMEQLKEVRQKADRDKEALKKAVRAQKDRAERSEEYAEQLNVQLAEKDSYVAEALSTLESWRSRYNKVVKDKSDLELEIVMLNSRITDLLEEQKTLEDKMREDRDVLVDKLHRQATETTSFKMENERLKASVVPMEEKLNQAHMEVQQLKSSLKNYEGLIETYKSQVLKNRMEADDVTAKLEICDKENKTLKNEMNKEIELARQQFQSQLAELEKLPEILKITETRLAECQDQIQSYEKKNADLSVMITDLRQRIELQGDKMEMTRERYQSAQEENKQLTLKVEELERKLQTTSAQNIEFLQVIAKREESIHQCQLRLEEKTRECSSLARQLEMAIEDAKRQVEQTRERAAAREKAAQSKMLDLETQLSRTKTELNQLRRSKDDAERRYESRLQDLKDRLEQSESTNRSMQNYVQFLKSSYANVFGESALLSSSTRSRSSP comes from the exons ATGAAGAACCGTTCCTCATCTCCCCCTTTGCACGTCCATGTGGATGAAAACACCCCTGTCCATGTCCATATTAAAAAGGGTCAGAAAACAACACCTGCAAAATGCCAG cagaagcacaaacagaaaacaaaaggggATGCTGTGAGCATGCGCCGAAATGTCCGGGTGAAAACTAAggccccctgggtgcccccaggcAAAACATCTGTCCGGGAGTCCATCTGCAAATGGGAG GGACCAACTCACCGCCTAGAAATTACACCTTCAGATTCGGAAAAACTGTTGTCAGTATTGCGCCTGAGTGACCTCTCTACAGATGAGGAGGATGCTGTTTGCTGCAAAATGAATGAGTATGAAAAGAAGATAGATAGCTTGATGAATGTGGTGGGAACACTGAAGAACGAG GCCAAGATGCAGAAACAGGAGGAACAGCAGCAACGGACAAAGCGTCTCCTTGAGGAGCAGAAAGAAGAACTGGATGAGGTCACTCAAGAGCTGGTGGAAACAGAACATGAGAACACACTGCTCAGACGCAATATTGAGCgcatgaaagaggagaaagatctGACCGC GTTACAGAAAAAGTGCTTGCAGCGTGAGAAGGAGTGTCTGATGTCCAAGCTGAGTGAAGCAGAGAGGGATGGAGCAGCTGCAGCCAAACAGATCCATGCTCTGAAAGACGCAATTGGGAGACTCAACATT GAGAAACACATGAGCAGCTCAGATATTAACACACTGACAAGACAAAAAGAGCTGCTGCTACAGAAATTGAGCACCTTTGAAGAAACCAACCGGACACTCCGAGAACTTCTTAAAGAGCAGCAAAACCGGGAg AAGGATGCTCAGAAGATATTGGAGCAGCAGGGAACGCTGTTGAAAAGGCTGGCTGACTCAGATGCAGAGAAAGTG CAACTCCAGATGATgcttcaggagaaagaaaaagaggtggATGACCTTACCGTTCAGATACAGACAGAGAAG GACCAGGCAAAGACAGCATGTGAACTCTCCAAATCTATGGAGGCCGTGAGAGGCCATTTACAAGCACAGCTACGAAATAAAGAAGCTGAAAACAACCGTCTGGCTATCCAGATCCGG AATCTGGAACGCAATGGAGCTCAGCATAAGGTAGAGGTGGAACATATCATGGAGCAACTGAAAGAGGTAAGGCAGAAGGCAGACCGTGATAAGGAGGCCCTGAAGAAAGCTGTCCGTGCACAGAAAGACCGGGCAGAGCGGAGTGAGGAGTATGCAGAGCAATTGAACGTCCAGCTGGCAGAAAAG GACAGTTATGTTGCTGAAGCACTGTCTACGCTAGAGTCCTGGAGGAGTCGCTACAACAAAGTAGTGAAGGACAAGAGCGACCTCGAACTGGAAATTGTTATGCTGAACAG CCGTATTACAGACTTGCTGGAAGAGCAGAAAACCCTGGAGGACAAGATGCGAGAAGACAGAGATGTTTTGGTGGATAAATTGCATCGACAGGCCACAGAGACCACTTCTTTCAAAATGGAGAACGAAAGGCTAAAG gctaGTGTGGTCCCAATGGAGGAAAAGCTGAACCAAGCACACATGGAAGTGCAGCAGCTCAAGAGCTCTCTCAAGAATTATGAAGGGTTGATTGAAACCTACAAGTCACAG GTGTTGAAGAACCGAATGGAAGCAGATGATGTGACAGCAAAACTGGAGATCTGTGATAAAGAGAACAAGACACTAAAGAATGAAATGAACAAAGAGATTGAACTG GCTCGTCAGCAGTTCCAGAGCCAGCTCGCTGAGCTAGAAAAGCTCCCCGAGATCTTGAAGATCACAGAGACACGGCTGGCAGAATGTCAGGACCAGATTCAGAGTTATGAGAAGAAGAATGCGGACCTGTCTGTCATGATTACAGATCTTCGTCAGCGG ATTGAGCTCCAGGGGGACAAAATGGAGATGACAAGAGAGAGGTATCAATCTGCCCAGGAGGAGAATAAGCAGCTCACCTTGAAGGTGGAGGAGCTGGAAAG AAAACTACAGACAACGAGTGCCCAGAACATAGAATTCCTTCAGGTCATAGCAAAACGTGAAGAGTCGATTCACCAGTGTCAGCTGCGGTTAGAGGAGAAGACCCGTGAATGTAGCTCCTTGGCACGTCAGCTGGAGATGGCCATTGAGGATGCCAAAAGACAA GTGGAACAAACAAGAGAACGAGCAGCAGCTAGAGAGAAGGCAGCCCAGTCCAAGATGTTGGATTTGGAGACCCAGCTGAGTAGGACTAAAACAGAGCTGAACCAGTTGCGTCGGAGCAAAGATGAT GCAGAGCGCCGGTATGAAAGCCGCCTGCAGGATTTAAAGGACAGGTTGGAGCAGTCAGAGAGCACCAACCGCAGCATGCAAAACTATGTCCAGTTCCTCAAGTCCTCCTATGCCAACGTTTTTGGAGAAAGTGCCTTGCTGAGCTCCTCCACCCGCTCTCGTTCTTCTCCATGA
- the PTGES2 gene encoding prostaglandin E synthase 2 isoform X3 translates to MRKEIKFSSYRKVPILLANAGSPLQLNDSSVIISAIKTYLISKRKSLEEIVSFYPPMKTVTERGKETLEYGNKYWLMLDETETKRVYPVKEVRVEEMKWRKWADDWLVHLISPNVYRTPREALASFDYIVREGKFGTVEGFFAKYMGAVAMFFISKRLKKRHHLQDNVREDLYEAVNEWVKAVGKHRLFMGGSQPNLADLAVYGVLRVMEGLEAFDDMMVNTKIQPWYQRMEEVVQRTEFAI, encoded by the exons caatTGAACGATTCTTCAGTGATCATCAGTGCAATAAAGACCTATCTTATTTCCAA GAGGAAGAGCTTAGAAGAGATTGTGTCTTTTTATCCTCCTATGAAAACTGTGACTGAGCGAGGCAAGGAGACATTAGAGTATGGGAATAAATACTGGCTTATGCTGGATGAAACAGAGACAAAGCGAGTTTATCCCGTCAAAGAAGTGAGAGT GGAAGAAATGAAGTGGAGAAAATGGGCAGACGACTGGCTTGTTCACCTCATCTCCCCCAATGTTTACCGTACCCCTAGGGAAGCCTTGGCATCTTTTGATTACATTGTCCGTGAGGGGAAGTTTGGCACCGTGGAAGGTTTCTTTGCTAAGTACATGGGGGCTGTTGCCATGTTCTTCATTAGCAAGAGGTTGAAGAAAAG ACATCACCTTCAAGATAATGTCCGAGAAGATTTATATGAAGCGGTTAATGAGTGGGTAAAAGCTGTTGGCAAACATCGACTGTTCATGGGTGGCAGCCAGCCAAACCTTGCTGATTTG GCAGTATATGGGGTCCTCAGAGTTATGGAAGGACTGGAAGCCTTTGATGACATGATGGTTAACACCAAGATTCAGCCTTGGTACCAGCGCATGGAAGAAGTGGTTCAAAGAACTGAATTTGCAATCTGA
- the ODF2 gene encoding outer dense fiber protein 2 isoform X3 produces the protein MRRNVRVKTKAPWVPPGKTSVRESICKWEGPTHRLEITPSDSEKLLSVLRLSDLSTDEEDAVCCKMNEYEKKIDSLMNVVGTLKNEAKMQKQEEQQQRTKRLLEEQKEELDEVTQELVETEHENTLLRRNIERMKEEKDLTALQKKCLQREKECLMSKLSEAERDGAAAAKQIHALKDAIGRLNIEKHMSSSDINTLTRQKELLLQKLSTFEETNRTLRELLKEQQNREKDAQKILEQQGTLLKRLADSDAEKVQLQMMLQEKEKEVDDLTVQIQTEKDQAKTACELSKSMEAVRGHLQAQLRNKEAENNRLAIQIRNLERNGAQHKVEVEHIMEQLKEVRQKADRDKEALKKAVRAQKDRAERSEEYAEQLNVQLAEKDSYVAEALSTLESWRSRYNKVVKDKSDLELEIVMLNSRITDLLEEQKTLEDKMREDRDVLVDKLHRQATETTSFKMENERLKASVVPMEEKLNQAHMEVQQLKSSLKNYEGLIETYKSQVLKNRMEADDVTAKLEICDKENKTLKNEMNKEIELARQQFQSQLAELEKLPEILKITETRLAECQDQIQSYEKKNADLSVMITDLRQRIELQGDKMEMTRERYQSAQEENKQLTLKVEELERKLQTTSAQNIEFLQVIAKREESIHQCQLRLEEKTRECSSLARQLEMAIEDAKRQVEQTRERAAAREKAAQSKMLDLETQLSRTKTELNQLRRSKDDAERRYESRLQDLKDRLEQSESTNRSMQNYVQFLKSSYANVFGESALLSSSTRSRSSP, from the exons ATGCGCCGAAATGTCCGGGTGAAAACTAAggccccctgggtgcccccaggcAAAACATCTGTCCGGGAGTCCATCTGCAAATGGGAG GGACCAACTCACCGCCTAGAAATTACACCTTCAGATTCGGAAAAACTGTTGTCAGTATTGCGCCTGAGTGACCTCTCTACAGATGAGGAGGATGCTGTTTGCTGCAAAATGAATGAGTATGAAAAGAAGATAGATAGCTTGATGAATGTGGTGGGAACACTGAAGAACGAG GCCAAGATGCAGAAACAGGAGGAACAGCAGCAACGGACAAAGCGTCTCCTTGAGGAGCAGAAAGAAGAACTGGATGAGGTCACTCAAGAGCTGGTGGAAACAGAACATGAGAACACACTGCTCAGACGCAATATTGAGCgcatgaaagaggagaaagatctGACCGC GTTACAGAAAAAGTGCTTGCAGCGTGAGAAGGAGTGTCTGATGTCCAAGCTGAGTGAAGCAGAGAGGGATGGAGCAGCTGCAGCCAAACAGATCCATGCTCTGAAAGACGCAATTGGGAGACTCAACATT GAGAAACACATGAGCAGCTCAGATATTAACACACTGACAAGACAAAAAGAGCTGCTGCTACAGAAATTGAGCACCTTTGAAGAAACCAACCGGACACTCCGAGAACTTCTTAAAGAGCAGCAAAACCGGGAg AAGGATGCTCAGAAGATATTGGAGCAGCAGGGAACGCTGTTGAAAAGGCTGGCTGACTCAGATGCAGAGAAAGTG CAACTCCAGATGATgcttcaggagaaagaaaaagaggtggATGACCTTACCGTTCAGATACAGACAGAGAAG GACCAGGCAAAGACAGCATGTGAACTCTCCAAATCTATGGAGGCCGTGAGAGGCCATTTACAAGCACAGCTACGAAATAAAGAAGCTGAAAACAACCGTCTGGCTATCCAGATCCGG AATCTGGAACGCAATGGAGCTCAGCATAAGGTAGAGGTGGAACATATCATGGAGCAACTGAAAGAGGTAAGGCAGAAGGCAGACCGTGATAAGGAGGCCCTGAAGAAAGCTGTCCGTGCACAGAAAGACCGGGCAGAGCGGAGTGAGGAGTATGCAGAGCAATTGAACGTCCAGCTGGCAGAAAAG GACAGTTATGTTGCTGAAGCACTGTCTACGCTAGAGTCCTGGAGGAGTCGCTACAACAAAGTAGTGAAGGACAAGAGCGACCTCGAACTGGAAATTGTTATGCTGAACAG CCGTATTACAGACTTGCTGGAAGAGCAGAAAACCCTGGAGGACAAGATGCGAGAAGACAGAGATGTTTTGGTGGATAAATTGCATCGACAGGCCACAGAGACCACTTCTTTCAAAATGGAGAACGAAAGGCTAAAG gctaGTGTGGTCCCAATGGAGGAAAAGCTGAACCAAGCACACATGGAAGTGCAGCAGCTCAAGAGCTCTCTCAAGAATTATGAAGGGTTGATTGAAACCTACAAGTCACAG GTGTTGAAGAACCGAATGGAAGCAGATGATGTGACAGCAAAACTGGAGATCTGTGATAAAGAGAACAAGACACTAAAGAATGAAATGAACAAAGAGATTGAACTG GCTCGTCAGCAGTTCCAGAGCCAGCTCGCTGAGCTAGAAAAGCTCCCCGAGATCTTGAAGATCACAGAGACACGGCTGGCAGAATGTCAGGACCAGATTCAGAGTTATGAGAAGAAGAATGCGGACCTGTCTGTCATGATTACAGATCTTCGTCAGCGG ATTGAGCTCCAGGGGGACAAAATGGAGATGACAAGAGAGAGGTATCAATCTGCCCAGGAGGAGAATAAGCAGCTCACCTTGAAGGTGGAGGAGCTGGAAAG AAAACTACAGACAACGAGTGCCCAGAACATAGAATTCCTTCAGGTCATAGCAAAACGTGAAGAGTCGATTCACCAGTGTCAGCTGCGGTTAGAGGAGAAGACCCGTGAATGTAGCTCCTTGGCACGTCAGCTGGAGATGGCCATTGAGGATGCCAAAAGACAA GTGGAACAAACAAGAGAACGAGCAGCAGCTAGAGAGAAGGCAGCCCAGTCCAAGATGTTGGATTTGGAGACCCAGCTGAGTAGGACTAAAACAGAGCTGAACCAGTTGCGTCGGAGCAAAGATGAT GCAGAGCGCCGGTATGAAAGCCGCCTGCAGGATTTAAAGGACAGGTTGGAGCAGTCAGAGAGCACCAACCGCAGCATGCAAAACTATGTCCAGTTCCTCAAGTCCTCCTATGCCAACGTTTTTGGAGAAAGTGCCTTGCTGAGCTCCTCCACCCGCTCTCGTTCTTCTCCATGA
- the ODF2 gene encoding outer dense fiber protein 2 isoform X2 → MKNRSSSPPLHVHVDENTPVHVHIKKGQKTTPAKCQKHKQKTKGDAVSMRRNVRVKTKAPWVPPGKTSVRESICKWEGPTHRLEITPSDSEKLLSVLRLSDLSTDEEDAVCCKMNEYEKKIDSLMNVVGTLKNEAKMQKQEEQQQRTKRLLEEQKEELDEVTQELVETEHENTLLRRNIERMKEEKDLTALQKKCLQREKECLMSKLSEAERDGAAAAKQIHALKDAIGRLNIEKHMSSSDINTLTRQKELLLQKLSTFEETNRTLRELLKEQQNREKDAQKILEQQGTLLKRLADSDAEKVQLQMMLQEKEKEVDDLTVQIQTEKDQAKTACELSKSMEAVRGHLQAQLRNKEAENNRLAIQIRNLERNGAQHKVEVEHIMEQLKEVRQKADRDKEALKKAVRAQKDRAERSEEYAEQLNVQLAEKDSYVAEALSTLESWRSRYNKVVKDKSDLELEIVMLNSRITDLLEEQKTLEDKMREDRDVLVDKLHRQATETTSFKMENERLKASVVPMEEKLNQAHMEVQQLKSSLKNYEGLIETYKSQVLKNRMEADDVTAKLEICDKENKTLKNEMNKEIELARQQFQSQLAELEKLPEILKITETRLAECQDQIQSYEKKNADLSVMITDLRQRIELQGDKMEMTRERYQSAQEENKQLTLKVEELERKLQTTSAQNIEFLQVIAKREESIHQCQLRLEEKTRECSSLARQLEMAIEDAKRQVEQTRERAAAREKAAQSKMLDLETQLSRTKTELNQLRRSKDDAERRYESRLQDLKDRLEQSESTNRSMQNYVQFLKSSYANVFGESALLSSSTRSRSSP, encoded by the exons ATGAAGAACCGTTCCTCATCTCCCCCTTTGCACGTCCATGTGGATGAAAACACCCCTGTCCATGTCCATATTAAAAAGGGTCAGAAAACAACACCTGCAAAATGCCAG aagcacaaacagaaaacaaaaggggATGCTGTGAGCATGCGCCGAAATGTCCGGGTGAAAACTAAggccccctgggtgcccccaggcAAAACATCTGTCCGGGAGTCCATCTGCAAATGGGAG GGACCAACTCACCGCCTAGAAATTACACCTTCAGATTCGGAAAAACTGTTGTCAGTATTGCGCCTGAGTGACCTCTCTACAGATGAGGAGGATGCTGTTTGCTGCAAAATGAATGAGTATGAAAAGAAGATAGATAGCTTGATGAATGTGGTGGGAACACTGAAGAACGAG GCCAAGATGCAGAAACAGGAGGAACAGCAGCAACGGACAAAGCGTCTCCTTGAGGAGCAGAAAGAAGAACTGGATGAGGTCACTCAAGAGCTGGTGGAAACAGAACATGAGAACACACTGCTCAGACGCAATATTGAGCgcatgaaagaggagaaagatctGACCGC GTTACAGAAAAAGTGCTTGCAGCGTGAGAAGGAGTGTCTGATGTCCAAGCTGAGTGAAGCAGAGAGGGATGGAGCAGCTGCAGCCAAACAGATCCATGCTCTGAAAGACGCAATTGGGAGACTCAACATT GAGAAACACATGAGCAGCTCAGATATTAACACACTGACAAGACAAAAAGAGCTGCTGCTACAGAAATTGAGCACCTTTGAAGAAACCAACCGGACACTCCGAGAACTTCTTAAAGAGCAGCAAAACCGGGAg AAGGATGCTCAGAAGATATTGGAGCAGCAGGGAACGCTGTTGAAAAGGCTGGCTGACTCAGATGCAGAGAAAGTG CAACTCCAGATGATgcttcaggagaaagaaaaagaggtggATGACCTTACCGTTCAGATACAGACAGAGAAG GACCAGGCAAAGACAGCATGTGAACTCTCCAAATCTATGGAGGCCGTGAGAGGCCATTTACAAGCACAGCTACGAAATAAAGAAGCTGAAAACAACCGTCTGGCTATCCAGATCCGG AATCTGGAACGCAATGGAGCTCAGCATAAGGTAGAGGTGGAACATATCATGGAGCAACTGAAAGAGGTAAGGCAGAAGGCAGACCGTGATAAGGAGGCCCTGAAGAAAGCTGTCCGTGCACAGAAAGACCGGGCAGAGCGGAGTGAGGAGTATGCAGAGCAATTGAACGTCCAGCTGGCAGAAAAG GACAGTTATGTTGCTGAAGCACTGTCTACGCTAGAGTCCTGGAGGAGTCGCTACAACAAAGTAGTGAAGGACAAGAGCGACCTCGAACTGGAAATTGTTATGCTGAACAG CCGTATTACAGACTTGCTGGAAGAGCAGAAAACCCTGGAGGACAAGATGCGAGAAGACAGAGATGTTTTGGTGGATAAATTGCATCGACAGGCCACAGAGACCACTTCTTTCAAAATGGAGAACGAAAGGCTAAAG gctaGTGTGGTCCCAATGGAGGAAAAGCTGAACCAAGCACACATGGAAGTGCAGCAGCTCAAGAGCTCTCTCAAGAATTATGAAGGGTTGATTGAAACCTACAAGTCACAG GTGTTGAAGAACCGAATGGAAGCAGATGATGTGACAGCAAAACTGGAGATCTGTGATAAAGAGAACAAGACACTAAAGAATGAAATGAACAAAGAGATTGAACTG GCTCGTCAGCAGTTCCAGAGCCAGCTCGCTGAGCTAGAAAAGCTCCCCGAGATCTTGAAGATCACAGAGACACGGCTGGCAGAATGTCAGGACCAGATTCAGAGTTATGAGAAGAAGAATGCGGACCTGTCTGTCATGATTACAGATCTTCGTCAGCGG ATTGAGCTCCAGGGGGACAAAATGGAGATGACAAGAGAGAGGTATCAATCTGCCCAGGAGGAGAATAAGCAGCTCACCTTGAAGGTGGAGGAGCTGGAAAG AAAACTACAGACAACGAGTGCCCAGAACATAGAATTCCTTCAGGTCATAGCAAAACGTGAAGAGTCGATTCACCAGTGTCAGCTGCGGTTAGAGGAGAAGACCCGTGAATGTAGCTCCTTGGCACGTCAGCTGGAGATGGCCATTGAGGATGCCAAAAGACAA GTGGAACAAACAAGAGAACGAGCAGCAGCTAGAGAGAAGGCAGCCCAGTCCAAGATGTTGGATTTGGAGACCCAGCTGAGTAGGACTAAAACAGAGCTGAACCAGTTGCGTCGGAGCAAAGATGAT GCAGAGCGCCGGTATGAAAGCCGCCTGCAGGATTTAAAGGACAGGTTGGAGCAGTCAGAGAGCACCAACCGCAGCATGCAAAACTATGTCCAGTTCCTCAAGTCCTCCTATGCCAACGTTTTTGGAGAAAGTGCCTTGCTGAGCTCCTCCACCCGCTCTCGTTCTTCTCCATGA